A genomic stretch from Buchnera aphidicola (Brevicoryne brassicae) includes:
- a CDS encoding FtsX-like permease family protein has product MNVIGIFRENSILNSNVGYIPFEFFKKFLIKEDVINKIELHMSNPLDANKIIINAAKKIHIPLLLYTWINDYKYIYHDINTVKAIIYLSLLFLIIMSCFSITSISLMTISKKTQEIAILRSMGANNFLIQTIFLYYGMRSIIISALIGLFLGVMTILNFKKIVFFLDKFFKNNILLDNIYYKNFFLLELNLLDVFIIFISTLIMGIIINWYPAYYASNLNPSEILKEY; this is encoded by the coding sequence TTGAATGTTATAGGAATATTTCGAGAAAATAGCATATTAAATTCAAATGTTGGATATATACCTTTTGAATTTTTTAAAAAATTTCTTATCAAAGAAGATGTAATTAATAAAATTGAATTACATATGTCTAATCCTCTTGATGCAAATAAAATTATTATAAATGCAGCGAAAAAAATCCATATACCTCTTCTTTTATATACTTGGATTAATGACTATAAATATATATATCATGATATTAACACAGTAAAAGCAATTATATATTTATCTTTATTATTTCTAATAATTATGTCATGTTTTAGTATTACATCTATTTCTTTAATGACCATATCTAAAAAAACACAAGAAATTGCCATACTACGTAGTATGGGTGCTAATAATTTTCTTATTCAAACAATTTTTTTATATTACGGTATGAGATCTATAATTATTTCTGCTTTAATTGGTTTGTTTTTAGGAGTAATGACAATATTAAATTTTAAAAAAATAGTATTTTTTTTAGATAAATTTTTTAAGAATAATATATTATTAGATAATATCTATTACAAAAATTTTTTTCTATTAGAATTGAATTTATTAGATGTATTTATTATTTTTATAAGTACTTTAATAATGGGTATTATAATTAATTGGTATCCAGCATATTATGCTTCAAATCTTAATCCTAGTGAAATATTAAAGGAATATTAA